One Capra hircus breed San Clemente chromosome 29, ASM170441v1, whole genome shotgun sequence genomic region harbors:
- the LOC102175274 gene encoding LOW QUALITY PROTEIN: olfactory receptor 149-like (The sequence of the model RefSeq protein was modified relative to this genomic sequence to represent the inferred CDS: inserted 1 base in 1 codon): MRNASAVTEFILLGIPHTEDLETMLFVLFLSFYIFTLXGNLLILLAIVSSTRLHTPMYFFLCKLSVCDIFFPSVSSPKMLFYLAGNSRAISYSGCVSQLFFYHFLGCTECFLYTVMAYDHFVAICYPLHYTIIMSHRVCAILAMGTSFFGCIQAIFLTTLTFQLPYCGPSEVDYYFCDIPVMLKLACADTSALEMVGLISVGLMPLSCFLLILISYSFIVYSILQIRSTEGQRRAFSTCSAHLTAILLSFMPVVLIYLQPTPNPWLNATVQVLNNLVTPMLNPLIYSLRNKEVKYSLRKVLEEMALIHEK; the protein is encoded by the exons ATGAGGAACGCCTCAGCAGTGACTGAGTTTATTTTGCTGGGCATCCCGCACACAGAGGACCTGGAGACCATGctctttgttctgtttctgtCCTTCTACATCTTCACCC TGGGGAACCTGCTCATCCTACTGGCAATTGTCTCCTCCACTCGGCTGCACactcccatgtacttcttcctatGTAAACTGTCTGTGTGTGAcatattttttccctctgtgagTTCCCCCAAGATGCTCTTCTACCTTGCAGGGAACAGCAGAGCCATCTCCTACTCAGGCTGCGTGTCCCAGCTCTTTTTCTACCACTTCCTGGGTTGTACCGAGTGTTTCCTGTACACGGTAATGGCCTATGATCACTTTGTTGCCATATGTTACCCTCTGCACTACACAATAATCATGAGTCACAGAGTGTGTGCCATCCTGGCCATGGGCACCTCATTTTTTGGGTGCATTCAGGCCATCTTTCTAACTACACTCACCTTCCAATTGCCCTACTGTGGCCCCAGTGAGGTGGACTATTACTTCTGCGATATCccagtgatgctaaagctggctTGTGCGGACACCTCGGCCCTAGAGATGGTGGGATTAATCAGTGTGGGTCTCATGCCCCTCAGTTGCTTCCTTCTCATCCTCATCTCCTACAGCTTCATCGTTTACTCCATTCTTCAAATTCGATCGACTGAAGGCCAACGGCGTGCCTTCTCCACCTGCAGCGCCCACCTCACTGCCATCCTCCTCTCCTTTATGCCAGTGGTTCTCATCTACCTGCAGCCCACCCCTAACCCCTGGCTTAATGCAACTGTTCAGGTCCTGAATAACCTTGTCACCCCCATGCTTAACCCCTTGATCTACAGCTTGAGAAATAAGGAAGTGAAATATTCTCTGAGGAAGGTGCTAGAGGAGATGGCCCTCATTCATGAGAAGTGA
- the LOC102173447 gene encoding putative olfactory receptor 8G3 pseudogene, translating to MDPGNYSSVTEFILTGLTGQPRLQLPLFLLFLGIYVVTVVGNLGMITLVGLSSHLHTPMYYFLSNLSLIDLCQSTVITPKMLMNFVTEKNIISYPECMTQLYFFLLFIISECYMLAEMAYDRYVAICNPLLYNAIMSYYRCFQLTAAGYILCIIQSTFHTCLMLRLYFCKANVINHYFCDVFPLMELSCSSIYFNELLALVCSSFNVLIPALTILISYIFILYKIFHIHSTEGRSKAFSTCSSHILAVAVFYGSAAFMYLQPSSVSPMDQGKVSSVFYTCIVPMLNPLIYSLRNKDVKLALKNILNLGKYR from the coding sequence ATGGACCCAGGAAATTACTCCTCAGTGACTGAGTTCATCCTCACTGGGCTCACAGGACAGCCACGACTCCAGCTGcccctttttctcctcttcctagGAATCTATGTGGTCACAGTGGTGGGGAATCTGGGCATGATCACACTGGTTGGGCTCAGTTCTCACCTGCATACACCTATGTACTATTTCCTCAGCAACTTGTCTCTTATTGATCTCTGTCAGTCCACTGTCATTACCCCCAAAATGCTGATGAACTTTGTGACAGAGAAAAACATCATCTCCTATCCTGAATGCATGACTCAgctatatttctttcttctttttattatttcagagTGTTATATGTTGGCTGAAATGGCATATGACCGCTATGTTGCCATCTGTAACCCCTTGCTTTATAATGCCATCATGTCTTATTATAGGTGCTTCCAGCTCACAGCAGCGGGTTATATCTTGTGCATCATTCAATCAACATTCCATACTTGCCTTATGTTGAGACTGTATTTCTGCAAGGCCAATGTGATTAACCATTATTTCTGTGATGTTTTTCCACTCATGGAGCTGTCCTGTTCTAGCATCTATTTCAACGAGTTATTGGCTCTAGTCTGCAGTTCTTTCAACGTCCTGATTCCTGCCTTGACTATTCTTATTTCCTATATCTTCATCCTCTATAAAATCTTCCACATCCACtccactgagggcaggtccaaAGCCTTCAGCACTTGCAGTTCCCACATCTTGGCTGTTGCTGTTTTCTATGGATCTGCAGCATTCATGTACCTGCAGCCATCATCTGTGAGCCCCATGGACCAAGGGAAAGTGTCCTCCGTGTTTTATACCTGCATTGTGCCCATGCTGAATCCTTTGATCTACAGTTTGAGGAATAAGGATGTCAAATTGGCCCTGAAGAATATTCTGAACCTGGGAAAATATAGATGA